In a genomic window of Primulina huaijiensis isolate GDHJ02 unplaced genomic scaffold, ASM1229523v2 scaffold37281, whole genome shotgun sequence:
- the LOC140968539 gene encoding E4 SUMO-protein ligase PIAL2-like isoform X2 — protein MKMGHLFFHIEVKPGFDAYVRDFQISENLKTAPGEKIRLLVGQMDSIETSACLISPSKVNFLVNGHGVERRTNLYMDTGPQNPTVLTHLLTYGLNVLQAVGEFNGNYLIAVACMSEVPQLDTNSLIDYEHAPPIVDSDSEIIEGASRISLSCPISRGHVGTPVKGHSCKHIQCFDFDNYVDINSRRPSWRCPCCNQHVCFTDLRIDQKMVKILKEVGTNVTDVIFASDGSWNVVMETDDNTHTSEDKTSKSGQNEFPQTESDDLINVPVDIVDLTQNDSMDVTPNETEDRKLSAMTQTMVVDPYRTNTNDENQSNARAEDDSWLRIFMSTFVPSLPDFTSNTQILGAYASTSNHIAAPAGLPEIPITAPNRVCTFAGNALASTSVPQNHTSFQNTLLPQQYQFGNPTITNEYGRFPSVPRQVSRTPVAVQAPPHTTAPVLKQTSTDSVSTFMQNGLSAAYQAYPTVPTNTNSTTRSNLLHLPPSSLNQYPVIQNYWQNGSPASVRLTHQDVTQHAPNRVPNVYRGTDGCQISSQMVNPRMTQAPSHSHGRNQSPVLRPGIQISRPSAQMGGLQDRIDHANVLMNSQQANLIAAANRATLMALDPLRTLAAPTVSMNSGTSSTPLVGDNVTNPANQNWRPAGRMRGALSGQAFTDALNEYIIRPSQQAAQRISDANSLLNNPPPATTTFHG, from the exons ATGAAAATGGGTCATCTGTTTTTCCACATTGAAGTCAAG CCTGGGTTTGATGCTTATGTGAGGGACTTTCAGATTTCAGAGAATTTGAAGACAGCTCCCGGAGAAAAAATA CGATTACTTGTTGGACAAATGGATAGTATTGAGACATCTGCATGCCTCATTAGCCCCTCTAAAGTGAA CTTTCTCGTGAATGGGCATGGAGTGGAGAGGAGAACTAATCTTTACATG GATACAGGGCCTCAAAATCCAACTGTTCTGACTCATTTACTAACATATGGGTTGAATGTTCTCCAGGCTGTGGGTGAATTTAATG GAAATTATCTTATAGCAGTTGCTTGCATGAGTGAGGTGCCACAGCTTGATACAAATTCCCTTATAGATTATGAGCATGCTCCTCCAATTGTGGATTCAG ATTCTGAAATCATTGAGGGGGCATCACGAATATCACTAAGCTGTCCCATTAG CCGTGGGCATGTCGGAACTCCAGTCAAAGGACATTCATGCAAACATATTCAG TGTTTCGATTTTGACAACTATGTGGATATCAACTCAAGAAGACCCTCCTGGCGCTGCCCATGTTGTAATCAGCATGTCTGCTTCACTGATCTTCGGATAGACCAAAAAATGGTCAAG ATCTTGAAAGAGGTTGGAACAAATGTCACCGACGTAATATTCGCTTCAGATGGTTCATGGAACGTTGTCATGGAAACTGATGATAATACACACACGTCAGAGGATAAGACCTCTAAATCTGGACAGAATGAGTTTCCACAAACTGAATCTGATGACTTAATAAATGTTCCTGTTGATATAGTCGATCTTACTCAGAATGATTCAATGGATGTTACCCCAAATGAAACTGAAGACCGGAAGCTTTCCGCAATGACGCAGACAATGGTAGTCGACCCTTACAGGACAAACACAAACGATGAGAATCAAAGCAATGCTCGTGCTGAGGATGACTCATggttaagaatttttatgtcaaCCTTTGTGCCAAGTTTGCCAGATTTCACGTCGAATACACAGATTCTTGGTGCTTATGCTTCCACTTCGAATCATATTGCAGCACCTGCTGGTTTACCTGAGATTCCTATTACTGCTCCAAACAGAGTATGCACGTTTGCTGGTAATGCTCTTGCTAGCACCTCCGTCCCACAAAACCACACTTCTTTCCAAAATACTTTGCTACCGCAGCAGTATCAATTTGGAAACCCAACAATCACTAACGAGTATGGAAGGTTCCCATCAGTACCGAGACAAGTATCCAGAACACCAGTTGCAGTTCAGGCCCCTCCTCATACCACGGCTCCTGTCCTTAAACAAACCTCTACAGATAGTGTGAGTACATTTATGCAGAATGGCCTCTCAGCAGCTTATCAAGCTTACCCTACTGTGCCTACGAATACCAACTCAACAACTAGATCGAATCTACTTCATTTGCCTCCATCATCGTTGAATCAGTACCCTGTTATACAG AATTATTGGCAAAATGGCTCACCAGCTTCTGTTAGATTAACTCATCAGGATGTTACTCAGCATGCCCCAAATCGGGTCCCAAATGTTTACCGAGGCACAGATGGATGCCAAATATCAAGTCAGATGGTGAACCCAAGGATGACTCAAGCACCGAGTCATTCCCATGGTCGAAATCAGTCACCTGTGCTGCGACCTGGTATCCAGATCTCCCGTCCTTCAGCCCAAATGGGAGGTTTACAAGACAGGATTGATCACGCAAATGTCTTGATGAATAGTCAACAAGCTAATTTGATTGCAGCCGCAAACCGAGCAACGCTGATGGCTCTTgatccattaagaactttagcAGCACCCACGGTCTCAATGAACTCTGGAACAAGTTCGACGCCATTAGTAGGGGATAATGTTACCAATCCAGCTAATCAGAACTGGCGTCCCGCTGGACGGATGCGTGGAGCTCTTTCTGGGCAAGCTTTCACTGATGCGTTGAACGAGTACATTATTCGACCTAGCCAGCAAGCTGCTCAACGTATCTCTGACGCGAACTCACTCCTGAATAATCCTCCCCCTGCTACTACAACCTTTCATGGCTGA
- the LOC140968539 gene encoding E4 SUMO-protein ligase PIAL2-like isoform X1, producing MAATLAGLPDAELNGGFGGMGPRNGSVPSPGMNSACISEIIDGLSLQVRGHTRSANLFSLCLSLSRQIDVALVNHEVPNRALELPSLLKQVCLWKHDTLMQTIIMVLMISVKNACQTGWFSDRDSEELSNLAMEIASNFCTMSNFNTEPICSNSVITSIMSRFYPRMKMGHLFFHIEVKPGFDAYVRDFQISENLKTAPGEKIRLLVGQMDSIETSACLISPSKVNFLVNGHGVERRTNLYMDTGPQNPTVLTHLLTYGLNVLQAVGEFNGNYLIAVACMSEVPQLDTNSLIDYEHAPPIVDSDSEIIEGASRISLSCPISRGHVGTPVKGHSCKHIQCFDFDNYVDINSRRPSWRCPCCNQHVCFTDLRIDQKMVKILKEVGTNVTDVIFASDGSWNVVMETDDNTHTSEDKTSKSGQNEFPQTESDDLINVPVDIVDLTQNDSMDVTPNETEDRKLSAMTQTMVVDPYRTNTNDENQSNARAEDDSWLRIFMSTFVPSLPDFTSNTQILGAYASTSNHIAAPAGLPEIPITAPNRVCTFAGNALASTSVPQNHTSFQNTLLPQQYQFGNPTITNEYGRFPSVPRQVSRTPVAVQAPPHTTAPVLKQTSTDSVSTFMQNGLSAAYQAYPTVPTNTNSTTRSNLLHLPPSSLNQYPVIQNYWQNGSPASVRLTHQDVTQHAPNRVPNVYRGTDGCQISSQMVNPRMTQAPSHSHGRNQSPVLRPGIQISRPSAQMGGLQDRIDHANVLMNSQQANLIAAANRATLMALDPLRTLAAPTVSMNSGTSSTPLVGDNVTNPANQNWRPAGRMRGALSGQAFTDALNEYIIRPSQQAAQRISDANSLLNNPPPATTTFHG from the exons ATGGCGGCGACGCTGGCGGGGCTTCCCGACGCAGAATTGAACGGCGGATTTGGTGGAATGGGCCCAAGAAACGGCTCAGTCCCTTCTCCAGGGATGAACTCCGCCTGCATTTCGGAGATTATTGACGGCCTGTCTCTTCAAGTTCGCGGCCACACACGCTCCGCTAATTTGTTTAGCCTCTGCCTTTCCCTGTCCAG ACAAATTGATGTTGCCTTGGTAAACCATGAAGTTCCAAACAGAGCCCTGGAGCTGCCTTCGCTGTTAAAGCAG GTGTGCCTATGGAAACATGATACCCTCATGCAAACAATCATCATGGTCCTGATGATTTCTGTTAAG AATGCTTGTCAAACTGGGTGGTTTTCTGATAGAGATTCTGAAGAATTGAGTAATCTGGCAATGGAG ATTGCGAGCAATTTTTGCACCATGTCCAATTTTAACACCGAGCCTATCTGTTCTAATTCGGTTATTACCTCAATCATGTCAAG ATTCTATCCAAGAATGAAAATGGGTCATCTGTTTTTCCACATTGAAGTCAAG CCTGGGTTTGATGCTTATGTGAGGGACTTTCAGATTTCAGAGAATTTGAAGACAGCTCCCGGAGAAAAAATA CGATTACTTGTTGGACAAATGGATAGTATTGAGACATCTGCATGCCTCATTAGCCCCTCTAAAGTGAA CTTTCTCGTGAATGGGCATGGAGTGGAGAGGAGAACTAATCTTTACATG GATACAGGGCCTCAAAATCCAACTGTTCTGACTCATTTACTAACATATGGGTTGAATGTTCTCCAGGCTGTGGGTGAATTTAATG GAAATTATCTTATAGCAGTTGCTTGCATGAGTGAGGTGCCACAGCTTGATACAAATTCCCTTATAGATTATGAGCATGCTCCTCCAATTGTGGATTCAG ATTCTGAAATCATTGAGGGGGCATCACGAATATCACTAAGCTGTCCCATTAG CCGTGGGCATGTCGGAACTCCAGTCAAAGGACATTCATGCAAACATATTCAG TGTTTCGATTTTGACAACTATGTGGATATCAACTCAAGAAGACCCTCCTGGCGCTGCCCATGTTGTAATCAGCATGTCTGCTTCACTGATCTTCGGATAGACCAAAAAATGGTCAAG ATCTTGAAAGAGGTTGGAACAAATGTCACCGACGTAATATTCGCTTCAGATGGTTCATGGAACGTTGTCATGGAAACTGATGATAATACACACACGTCAGAGGATAAGACCTCTAAATCTGGACAGAATGAGTTTCCACAAACTGAATCTGATGACTTAATAAATGTTCCTGTTGATATAGTCGATCTTACTCAGAATGATTCAATGGATGTTACCCCAAATGAAACTGAAGACCGGAAGCTTTCCGCAATGACGCAGACAATGGTAGTCGACCCTTACAGGACAAACACAAACGATGAGAATCAAAGCAATGCTCGTGCTGAGGATGACTCATggttaagaatttttatgtcaaCCTTTGTGCCAAGTTTGCCAGATTTCACGTCGAATACACAGATTCTTGGTGCTTATGCTTCCACTTCGAATCATATTGCAGCACCTGCTGGTTTACCTGAGATTCCTATTACTGCTCCAAACAGAGTATGCACGTTTGCTGGTAATGCTCTTGCTAGCACCTCCGTCCCACAAAACCACACTTCTTTCCAAAATACTTTGCTACCGCAGCAGTATCAATTTGGAAACCCAACAATCACTAACGAGTATGGAAGGTTCCCATCAGTACCGAGACAAGTATCCAGAACACCAGTTGCAGTTCAGGCCCCTCCTCATACCACGGCTCCTGTCCTTAAACAAACCTCTACAGATAGTGTGAGTACATTTATGCAGAATGGCCTCTCAGCAGCTTATCAAGCTTACCCTACTGTGCCTACGAATACCAACTCAACAACTAGATCGAATCTACTTCATTTGCCTCCATCATCGTTGAATCAGTACCCTGTTATACAG AATTATTGGCAAAATGGCTCACCAGCTTCTGTTAGATTAACTCATCAGGATGTTACTCAGCATGCCCCAAATCGGGTCCCAAATGTTTACCGAGGCACAGATGGATGCCAAATATCAAGTCAGATGGTGAACCCAAGGATGACTCAAGCACCGAGTCATTCCCATGGTCGAAATCAGTCACCTGTGCTGCGACCTGGTATCCAGATCTCCCGTCCTTCAGCCCAAATGGGAGGTTTACAAGACAGGATTGATCACGCAAATGTCTTGATGAATAGTCAACAAGCTAATTTGATTGCAGCCGCAAACCGAGCAACGCTGATGGCTCTTgatccattaagaactttagcAGCACCCACGGTCTCAATGAACTCTGGAACAAGTTCGACGCCATTAGTAGGGGATAATGTTACCAATCCAGCTAATCAGAACTGGCGTCCCGCTGGACGGATGCGTGGAGCTCTTTCTGGGCAAGCTTTCACTGATGCGTTGAACGAGTACATTATTCGACCTAGCCAGCAAGCTGCTCAACGTATCTCTGACGCGAACTCACTCCTGAATAATCCTCCCCCTGCTACTACAACCTTTCATGGCTGA